A genomic stretch from Aedes albopictus strain Foshan chromosome 2, AalbF5, whole genome shotgun sequence includes:
- the LOC109429959 gene encoding zinc finger protein 239, protein MCLESHRLLRELLAAPTSLAEVTIKEEPLEVYENEPAQEEETKVFAERLDIPKAKDKADELGKFQCEKCETKTKQMFALYKHMKHKHRNEVLPCDKCYEAFFDEAKLEEHRKIHDHVKPYKCPNCPKRFKVRRVVTLHENQCKGHKPYLCTECGKAYSYSSSLAQHVARHRERSFVCDRCPSKFHTKGALKVHLMSSHATGKNVSCETCGARFATKYMLQRHMISHSDERPYACEVCNMRFKKVQNMRRHMRTHTGEKPHQCTHCDRAFSQSNDLIKHIKTHVGDKPYKCEQCDATFRLCGELRVHREVHYRKQQQDGDQKETEVTSGDANDSE, encoded by the exons ATGTGCCTGGAAAGTCACCGCCTGCTTCGGGAACTGTTGGCGGCGCCAACATCGTTGGCGGAAGTGACTATaaaggaggaacctctggaggtgtATGAGAATGAACCCGCCCAGGAAGAGGAGACAAAAGTATTTGCAGAAAGATTAGATATTCCTAAAGCAAAGGATAAGGCAGACGAATTGGGAAAGTTTCAGTGCGAAAAATGCGAAACGAAGACAAAGCAGATGTTCGCATTGTACAAACACATGAAACACAAACATCGCAATGAGGTTCTGCCATGCGACAAGTGCTACGAGGCTTTCTTCGATGAGGccaaactggaggaacatcggaaGATACACGACCACGTGAAGCCATACAAGTGTCCCAACTGCCCAAAGCGATTCAAGGTCCGCCGCGTTGTTACGTTGCATGAGAACCAGTGCAAGGGTCACAAACCCTATCTGTGCACGGAGTGCGGCAAGGCCTACTCCTACAGTAGCAGCCTGGCGCAACACGTGGCGCGTCACCGGGAGAGGTCTTTCGTGTGCGACCGTTGTCCGTCCAAGTTTCACACGAAGGGGGCGCTGAAAGTTCATCTGATGTCGTCGCACGCCACGGGGAAGAACGTTTCCTGCGAAACCTGTGGAGCTCGCTTCGCCACCAAGTACATGCTGCAGAGGCATATGATCAGTCATTCAG ATGAACGCCCTTATGCTTGTGAAGTATGCAATAtgag GTTCAAAAAAGTGCAAAATATGCGGCGCCATATGCGAACCCACACGGGAGAAAAGCCCCACCAGTGTACCCACTGCGATCGGGCCTTCTCGCAGAGTAACGACCTGATCAAACACATCAAAACACACGTCGGCGACAAACCATACAAATGTGAGCAATGTGATGCGACGTTCCGTTTGTGCGGGGAATTGCGAGTCCACAGGGAAGTGCACTATCGGAAGCAGCAGCAGGATGGCGATCAGAAAGAGACGGAAGTAACGTCCGGCGATGCGAACGACTCCGAGTAA
- the LOC115265101 gene encoding uncharacterized protein LOC115265101 encodes MATGGGGGLPPDKGKDQSEIDGNKMADDSAPESFMYTARDAAPYRVYVEIIDNTKRIYKFSVGSVLRKLEKYRNQITELKYLGRNKIIVFSNSWVKANLLVGETVLAEKGYKAYIPRHLVCITGVIGGIPTDIEMEEIEQDYECAYPVVNLYRLNRWDREKGKKVASNRVSVTFRASNLPEKMKVFGSSVKVQPYVRRFVFCNNCHRFGHREESCKSKKRCGKCARIHEEAEDHCPNEVKCLHCRKSDHRTTDPSCPSRQREISIKTMMSKKNLTYVEARELIAPLPIQNQYDVLADIAEFPALPNTFARMTAGRFTTRSNQPQQQRNVTINKPEERQLGAIKKPANDLSGGAKKMKIDEERQHLIKDRNAEGTSRGSGLENRHAVSERERWDNIIKKANADALETANRNVRGELANFYAALIQCSGVTEELQEKIKECSKKYLNLESIIV; translated from the coding sequence ATGGCGACTGGAGGAGGCGGTGGTCTGCCTCCAGACAAAGGAAAAGACCAAAGTGAAATCGACGGAAACaaaatggcggacgattcagcaCCTGAATCGTTCATGTACACGGCTAGGGATGCTGCACCGTATCGTGTATACGTCGAAATAATTGACAACACGAAGCGTATCTACAAGTTTTCGGTGGGCTCGGTGCTGCGAAAGCTCGAAAAATACCGAAACCAGATCACGGAGCTGAAATACCTCGGACGGAACAAAATCATTGTGTTCTCCAACTCATGGGTGAAGGCAAACCTCCTGGTAGGCGAAACTGTACTGGCGGAGAAAGGCTACAAGGCGTACATCCCTCGGCACCTGGTTTGCATTACCGGCGTGATTGGTGGCATTCCAACGGACATCGAAATGGAGGAGATCGAACAGGACTACGAATGTGCATATCCAGTAGTGAATCTGTACAGACTCAACAGATGGGATCGTGAGAAAGGAAAGAAGGTCGCTTCAAACCGAGTCAGCGTAACTTTCCGGGCAAGCAACTTGCCAGAAAAGATGAAGGTGTTCGGATCGTCGGTTAAAGTACAGCCGTATGTCCGAAGATTCGTGTTCTGTAACAACTGTCACCGCTTCGGCCACAGGGAGGAAAGCTGCAAATCCAAAAAGCGATGCGGCAAGTGTGCACGCATACACGAGGAGGCTGAGGACCACTGCCCGAATGAAGTGAAATGTCTGCATTGTCGAAAATCGGATCACCGAACCACGGACCCAAGCTGCCCTTCCCGACAGCGAGAGATAAGCATCAAAACAATGATGTCGAAGAAGAACCTGACCTACGTGGAGGCGAGAGAGCTCATCGCTCCGCTTCCGATTCAAAATCAGTACGACGTTTTGGCTGACATCGCCGAATTCCCTGCACTACCGAATACGTTTGCAAGAATGACGGCCGGTCGATTCACAACGCGAAGCAATCAACCACAGCAGCAACGGAACGTCACTATCAACAAACCAGAAGAAAGACAGCTGGGCGCTATCAAGAAACCAGCGAATGACTTGTCAGGCGGAGCAAAGAAGATGAAAATTGATGAGGAACGTCAGCATCTGATCAAGGATCGGAATGCGGAAGGAACATCCAGAGGAAGCGGACTGGAAAACCGACATGCTGTTAGCGAGCGAGAAAGATGGGACAACATCATCAAGAAAGCAAACGCTGATGCACTGGAAACGGCGAACCGCAACGTTCGGGGGGAACTCGCGAACTTCTACGCAGCTCTGATCCAATGCTCTGGGGTCACAGAAGAACTACAGGAAAAGATAAAAGAATGCTCCAAAAAATATCTAAATCTTGAAAGTATAATAGTGTAA